From a single Leptospira levettii genomic region:
- the gcvT gene encoding glycine cleavage system aminomethyltransferase GcvT: MGAKMVPFGGWDMPVQYTGIIQEHVTTRSNAGLFDVSHMGEIFVTGDANEVLEFLESVTCNLISSMKDGQVQYNAVVNENGGLVDDITVYKFNDTKYMICSNASNYEAVTKHLLKYVKGNVTVVDDSKNWHQIALQGPKADEIFANYLGKDLSSILYYHFTEMNWKGETIIVSRTGYTGEDGFEIYTSNQLGVILWKDLLEAGKNFGLVPVGLGARDTLRLEAKYPLYGHELNAEWTPVESGINFIVKEKSKPYLGYERIIADKKNGPKSKVVGIRLMEPGVLRENFPIFSGEGKEIGKSTSGTHSPSRKESLGLAFLQTEFTKNQTEVFVEIRGQKKLAKVETGAFIQGSVRNNR, translated from the coding sequence ATGGGAGCCAAGATGGTTCCTTTTGGCGGATGGGACATGCCTGTTCAGTATACAGGAATCATCCAAGAACATGTAACAACTAGATCGAACGCAGGTCTCTTTGATGTTTCCCATATGGGTGAAATTTTTGTTACCGGTGATGCCAATGAAGTTTTAGAATTTTTAGAATCAGTCACATGTAATCTCATTTCATCGATGAAAGATGGCCAAGTGCAATACAATGCAGTTGTGAACGAGAATGGTGGGCTTGTTGATGATATCACAGTTTATAAATTCAATGATACAAAATATATGATTTGTTCCAATGCATCTAATTATGAAGCCGTTACCAAACATTTACTTAAATATGTAAAGGGGAACGTAACTGTAGTTGATGATAGTAAAAATTGGCACCAAATTGCTTTACAAGGCCCAAAAGCAGATGAAATTTTTGCAAACTACTTAGGAAAAGATTTATCTTCTATCCTTTATTATCATTTTACAGAAATGAATTGGAAAGGTGAGACAATCATCGTGTCTCGCACCGGTTATACGGGAGAAGATGGATTTGAAATTTATACATCTAATCAATTGGGTGTCATTCTTTGGAAAGATTTATTAGAAGCCGGCAAAAACTTTGGACTTGTTCCCGTTGGCCTTGGTGCACGTGATACACTCCGATTAGAAGCAAAGTATCCATTGTATGGACATGAATTGAACGCAGAGTGGACTCCTGTAGAATCTGGAATCAATTTCATCGTAAAAGAAAAATCCAAACCTTACCTAGGATACGAACGGATCATCGCAGATAAAAAAAATGGTCCAAAATCAAAAGTTGTGGGAATCCGTTTGATGGAACCTGGTGTTTTACGCGAAAATTTTCCCATTTTTTCAGGGGAAGGGAAAGAAATTGGCAAATCAACCTCAGGAACCCACTCCCCAAGCCGGAAGGAATCCCTAGGACTTGCCTTTCTTCAGACCGAATTCACAAAAAACCAAACGGAAGTATTTGTGGAGATTCGTGGGCAGAAGAAATTGGCTAAAGTAGAGACTGGTGCCTTCATCCAAGGCAGTGTCCGAAACAATCGCTAA
- a CDS encoding synaptic vesicle VAT-1 family membrane protein → MQREAYRIEKTGSIHNLRRKKELLPPPEGDEVTIEVKAIGLNFADVFSVYGLYSATPKGSFVPGLEFSGKIIKIGPNVKDFEVGEFVFGVTRFGAYTTHLNISEKTIFALPKDWSLQDGASFAVQALTAYYALVPLAQVKEGDHVLVHSAAGGVGIMAGHIIQKKKAIAIGLVGDSVKFSILKEVGYEKFLVRSPHFKDEMKKILDGAPLKIVLECLGGRYFQDSYDLLAPMGRLVTYGSANFTPSKSFINWFSIVSSYLTRPKIDPLSMISDNKSVMGFNLIWLWNEIDDLRKHFSDLMMYSLPKQTIGHEFTFDSLHDALRTMQSGQSIGKIVINVP, encoded by the coding sequence ATGCAAAGAGAAGCCTACCGCATCGAAAAAACTGGATCCATCCACAACTTACGAAGAAAAAAAGAACTCTTACCTCCTCCCGAAGGTGATGAAGTCACAATCGAAGTAAAAGCGATCGGACTAAACTTTGCAGATGTTTTTTCTGTTTATGGTTTGTACTCAGCAACTCCCAAGGGAAGTTTCGTTCCTGGATTAGAATTTTCAGGAAAAATCATCAAAATAGGCCCAAATGTTAAGGATTTTGAGGTGGGAGAGTTTGTTTTTGGTGTCACTCGGTTTGGTGCTTATACAACTCATCTTAACATTTCAGAAAAAACAATATTTGCACTTCCAAAGGATTGGAGTCTGCAAGATGGAGCATCATTTGCAGTGCAAGCACTCACTGCCTACTATGCTCTTGTTCCACTCGCACAAGTAAAAGAAGGTGATCATGTTTTAGTTCATAGTGCTGCAGGTGGTGTTGGTATCATGGCGGGTCATATCATTCAGAAAAAAAAAGCAATAGCGATAGGACTTGTAGGTGATTCCGTTAAGTTTTCGATCCTAAAAGAGGTTGGTTATGAAAAATTTCTCGTTCGATCTCCTCATTTTAAAGATGAAATGAAAAAAATTCTAGATGGAGCACCATTAAAAATCGTTTTAGAATGTTTAGGTGGTCGTTATTTTCAGGACAGTTATGATCTTTTAGCACCAATGGGAAGACTTGTTACGTATGGAAGTGCAAACTTCACTCCTTCAAAATCATTCATCAATTGGTTTTCAATTGTGTCTTCATACCTCACAAGACCAAAAATTGATCCATTATCAATGATTTCAGACAATAAATCGGTGATGGGATTCAATTTAATATGGTTGTGGAATGAAATTGATGATCTTCGAAAACATTTTTCCGATTTAATGATGTATTCGTTACCAAAACAAACGATTGGGCATGAGTTTACGTTCGATTCTTTGCATGATGCACTCCGTACAATGCAATCAGGTCAATCGATTGGTAAGATTGTTATCAATGTTCCGTAG
- a CDS encoding suppressor of fused domain protein, whose translation MNPITPKVLYQEANPYGSFTAFLEDDGRTIYLYLQSHNNPEWPMKTLWVRNLIDAPDVRKEEDFDLGLAPVLTQSEITDPKAQSTLSEDQIHFIWSEEGDAVALFVDEELQAYLPSWSGIKGIHGYSKFAKEEAPTASPLGDPNNGVIAERVKGNRKFWESVAEKDHWKKAQKLRLEFLESKLGKHETYWSADGGKYPSLGIASFLPKEFPGIKIFSTIGMSVQNQPSIELYHKDYENFSRIELVFAIQLLKDSPDKSETWIQHVLGEMVKFPWNTGIWFGHSHTIQNPRKDPDQLYLDFNWFVFRNITDELDQGSNEVLPKLNGLMTENGKRANFLFLTPISTEERICFMREGSQKFWETWKNEGYTFFHDSERRMLEF comes from the coding sequence ATGAATCCCATCACACCAAAAGTTTTATACCAAGAAGCAAATCCTTACGGTTCTTTTACTGCTTTCCTAGAAGATGATGGAAGAACCATTTATTTATACCTACAATCACATAACAATCCAGAGTGGCCGATGAAAACACTTTGGGTTCGTAACTTAATCGATGCACCAGATGTTAGAAAAGAAGAAGACTTTGATTTAGGACTTGCACCTGTCTTAACACAATCAGAAATCACTGATCCCAAAGCGCAGTCCACATTATCGGAAGACCAAATCCATTTTATTTGGTCAGAAGAAGGTGATGCAGTCGCGTTATTTGTTGATGAGGAATTACAAGCTTATCTTCCCTCTTGGTCCGGGATTAAAGGTATCCATGGATATTCTAAGTTTGCCAAAGAAGAAGCACCTACTGCTTCTCCACTCGGTGATCCTAACAACGGTGTGATTGCAGAACGTGTAAAAGGAAATCGAAAATTTTGGGAATCTGTTGCTGAGAAAGACCATTGGAAAAAAGCACAAAAACTAAGGTTGGAGTTTTTAGAATCCAAACTTGGAAAACACGAGACCTATTGGTCTGCAGATGGTGGAAAATATCCATCACTTGGAATTGCTTCCTTTTTACCAAAGGAGTTTCCAGGGATAAAAATTTTTTCAACCATTGGCATGAGTGTACAAAACCAACCTAGTATCGAACTCTATCACAAAGATTATGAAAACTTTTCACGAATAGAACTTGTATTTGCCATCCAACTCTTAAAAGACTCTCCAGATAAATCAGAAACATGGATCCAACATGTTTTAGGTGAGATGGTGAAATTCCCTTGGAATACAGGAATTTGGTTTGGTCACTCACATACAATCCAAAACCCACGCAAAGATCCTGATCAATTGTATTTGGATTTCAATTGGTTTGTTTTTAGAAATATCACAGATGAACTCGACCAAGGTTCTAATGAAGTGTTGCCAAAACTGAACGGACTCATGACTGAGAATGGAAAACGTGCAAACTTTCTTTTTTTGACACCAATCTCAACGGAAGAACGAATTTGTTTTATGAGAGAAGGATCACAAAAGTTTTGGGAGACTTGGAAAAATGAAGGTTATACTTTTTTTCATGATTCCGAAAGGCGAATGTTAGAATTCTAG
- a CDS encoding alpha-ketoglutarate-dependent dioxygenase AlkB family protein has protein sequence MNLFQQNPATNLLPFDGTLLYIPDFLDSETSQNYFETFQNSIEWKQDEAILYGKHILTKRSVAWYADNGFSYRYSGTTKKAIPWTKELLSLKEQVETKTDEKFNSCLLNLYHDGSEGMAWHSDDETSLKPNSTIASVSLGIERIFRFKHKKKNTLVELRLEPGSLLLMKDEIQIHWLHSLPKTLKIKRPRINLTFRQFGNV, from the coding sequence ATGAATTTATTCCAACAAAATCCAGCGACTAATCTTCTGCCTTTTGACGGAACTTTGTTGTACATCCCAGATTTTTTAGATTCAGAAACGAGCCAAAATTATTTTGAAACCTTTCAAAATTCGATCGAGTGGAAACAAGATGAAGCGATCCTGTATGGGAAACACATCCTTACCAAAAGGAGTGTTGCATGGTATGCGGATAATGGATTTTCGTATCGGTATTCGGGTACGACCAAAAAAGCCATCCCTTGGACCAAAGAACTTCTCAGTTTAAAAGAACAAGTCGAAACAAAAACGGATGAGAAATTCAATTCCTGCCTTTTAAATTTATACCATGATGGATCGGAGGGAATGGCGTGGCATAGTGATGACGAAACTTCTCTCAAACCAAATTCAACGATAGCATCTGTGAGTTTGGGGATTGAACGTATTTTCCGATTCAAACATAAGAAAAAAAATACTCTTGTAGAATTGAGATTAGAACCAGGGAGTTTACTACTTATGAAAGATGAAATCCAAATCCATTGGCTTCATTCTTTGCCAAAAACTCTCAAAATCAAACGACCAAGAATCAATTTAACCTTTCGACAATTTGGGAATGTTTAA
- a CDS encoding DUF4269 domain-containing protein, with protein MQSLETNPFLLPDYLRMGNPRQQELWEDLEKWKILKNLIGFKPTLAGTIPIGIDTKNSDVDILAKFNVPSHLQKICYAKFRNLPNYSFSEKTISLRVTLICRFSTPKFNYEIFAQSIEPTEQYAWIHMMVENRFLNFANQSFRENILHLKESGKKTEHAFCESLGLSGDPFKTLLQWNQKSDDEYKELLSKQRYLNS; from the coding sequence ATGCAATCGTTAGAAACCAATCCGTTTTTGTTACCAGACTACTTGCGGATGGGAAATCCCAGACAACAAGAGTTGTGGGAGGATTTAGAGAAATGGAAAATTCTAAAAAACTTAATTGGATTTAAACCAACACTTGCTGGAACAATTCCCATCGGCATTGATACAAAGAACAGCGATGTTGATATTTTGGCGAAATTCAATGTTCCTTCTCATTTACAAAAAATTTGTTATGCAAAGTTTCGGAATTTGCCCAATTATTCTTTTTCCGAAAAAACAATCTCTCTTCGGGTAACATTGATTTGTCGATTTTCCACTCCTAAATTTAATTACGAAATATTTGCGCAGTCAATTGAACCAACGGAACAATATGCATGGATTCATATGATGGTTGAAAATAGATTTTTAAACTTTGCAAACCAATCTTTTCGAGAGAATATTCTTCATTTAAAAGAAAGTGGAAAAAAAACAGAACATGCTTTTTGTGAATCCTTGGGTTTAAGCGGAGATCCTTTTAAGACATTACTCCAATGGAATCAAAAATCCGATGATGAGTACAAAGAATTATTATCCAAACAACGATATTTAAATTCTTAA
- a CDS encoding SDR family oxidoreductase: MKSINAEMPVVVTGGSGYIASWIVKYLLEDGKKVKTTIRSLKDTSKIQHLLDLKEKFKDNLTLIEADLMLDGSFDKAIEGAELVIHTASPFFVAGVKDAKKQLIDPALQGTRNVLESCNRISTVKRVVLTSSVAAIHGDNIDSLLVPNQTFTEDHWNTTSSLTHQPYAYSKTLAEKEAWEIQKKQSRWDLVVINPSFVMGPSVSKRLDGTSVEFMRNMLKGIFRTGVPDTKMGFVDVRDVAKAHILAGFNPSAKGRHIVSSEVLPMLGFAKIIKENFGNKYSVPTGTLPKALVYIIGPFFGLSWGYTKNNIGQPLNLSNEYSKTDLGLTYRSLKETIIDHVNQMESAGLL, translated from the coding sequence ATGAAATCGATCAATGCAGAAATGCCCGTTGTTGTCACAGGAGGTTCAGGATACATTGCTTCCTGGATCGTAAAATATTTGTTAGAAGATGGAAAAAAAGTTAAAACAACAATTCGAAGTCTAAAAGATACGTCGAAAATCCAACATCTATTGGACCTAAAAGAAAAGTTCAAAGACAATCTAACATTGATTGAAGCTGATTTAATGTTGGATGGTAGTTTTGATAAAGCCATAGAAGGTGCAGAGTTGGTAATCCATACTGCTTCACCTTTTTTTGTCGCAGGTGTCAAAGACGCAAAAAAACAATTAATTGATCCCGCATTACAAGGAACACGCAATGTTCTCGAATCGTGTAATCGAATTTCTACTGTCAAACGAGTCGTTTTAACTTCAAGTGTTGCTGCCATTCATGGAGACAATATCGATTCTTTATTAGTTCCTAACCAAACATTTACAGAAGATCATTGGAATACAACAAGTAGTTTGACTCACCAACCATATGCCTACTCCAAGACATTAGCGGAAAAAGAAGCTTGGGAAATACAAAAGAAACAATCTCGTTGGGATTTGGTTGTCATCAATCCATCCTTTGTGATGGGCCCATCAGTTTCCAAACGTTTGGATGGCACTAGTGTTGAGTTTATGAGAAATATGTTAAAAGGAATTTTTCGCACGGGTGTACCTGATACAAAAATGGGATTTGTTGATGTAAGAGATGTTGCAAAGGCGCATATCTTAGCAGGTTTTAATCCTAGTGCAAAAGGAAGGCATATTGTGTCATCCGAAGTATTACCAATGTTAGGGTTTGCAAAAATCATTAAAGAAAATTTTGGAAACAAATATTCCGTTCCTACTGGTACTCTCCCGAAGGCACTCGTTTATATCATTGGTCCTTTTTTTGGTTTATCTTGGGGTTATACAAAAAATAATATTGGGCAACCGTTGAACTTAAGTAATGAATATAGCAAGACGGATCTAGGACTCACCTATCGTTCGTTAAAGGAAACGATTATTGACCATGTCAACCAAATGGAAAGTGCTGGATTGTTGTAA
- a CDS encoding gamma-glutamyltransferase family protein — protein MNRFIQHTSILICLLILFQCLGSRRPLVPNYVDPQGSTRDVSVGKKYMVATGNPIATKVAIKVLEEGGNAVDAAVAALLVLNVTNGEAASFPSVAPTLVYDQKSGQVKSYIGAGTAPKNATIQWFKEKGYKVMPKNSILSQLLPASPDVIVRLLQDHGTKSFSELVEPAIRTAEEGFPANKILVKNLDLPLYKRLGFTILMPYNSEVYLEKKWWYSIREGELTKRSDLANTWKLMANEEKLALKKGNNRKQALEAVRNYFYKGPIADVIVKLHEEKGGLFTKDDLTNYSGGWEKPVVGEFRDYQILANQTWTQGPVVPMVLQMLDGVDLKSMGHNSPEYIHTVSQAIELAIADRETYFGDPNFVDVPLDGLLSKQYAKMRRLLFQKSAFGKTPPHGNPWLYSKQKPKSTKTPSNNEESHSVGEIKYGKDTTYISIVDSNGNAVSLTPSDFPQSPMVPGTGLTLGIRMTQFRLDPNHPSSLVPGKRPRITPNPGMVLKNGKLWMSFGTPGGDVQSQAMIQFFLNIVVFGMDPQKAVEAPRFRSVNWPDSFSPHVYRPGGIELESSLYHAVSDSLKEKGYKVYEKSNFDNDFGAVCAVLNDNENNRLLGVADPREESWAEGK, from the coding sequence ATGAATCGTTTTATCCAACACACTTCTATCCTAATTTGTCTATTGATTTTGTTCCAATGTTTGGGGAGTAGGAGACCACTTGTTCCTAATTATGTGGACCCTCAAGGTAGTACCCGAGATGTGAGTGTTGGCAAAAAATATATGGTTGCTACAGGAAACCCTATCGCAACAAAAGTTGCCATCAAAGTACTAGAAGAAGGTGGTAATGCAGTGGATGCCGCTGTTGCAGCTTTATTAGTGTTAAATGTAACAAATGGTGAAGCCGCTAGTTTTCCGTCCGTAGCACCTACTTTGGTATACGATCAAAAATCTGGCCAAGTAAAAAGTTATATAGGTGCAGGAACAGCTCCTAAAAATGCAACGATTCAGTGGTTTAAGGAGAAAGGTTATAAGGTGATGCCAAAGAATTCTATTTTGTCACAATTGTTACCTGCATCTCCAGATGTCATCGTACGTTTGTTACAGGATCATGGAACTAAATCGTTTTCCGAATTAGTGGAACCGGCAATTCGAACAGCTGAAGAAGGATTTCCAGCAAACAAAATCCTAGTGAAAAATTTAGATTTACCATTGTATAAAAGATTGGGTTTCACCATTTTAATGCCTTACAATTCCGAAGTGTATTTAGAAAAAAAATGGTGGTATTCCATTCGTGAAGGGGAACTAACGAAACGAAGTGATTTAGCAAATACTTGGAAATTGATGGCAAATGAAGAAAAATTGGCACTTAAAAAGGGAAATAACAGAAAACAAGCGTTAGAAGCAGTTAGGAATTATTTTTACAAAGGGCCAATCGCAGATGTGATTGTCAAACTCCATGAAGAAAAGGGTGGTCTATTTACAAAAGATGATTTGACAAATTATTCTGGAGGATGGGAAAAACCGGTTGTAGGTGAGTTTCGAGATTACCAAATTTTAGCAAACCAAACTTGGACACAAGGTCCCGTTGTTCCAATGGTTTTGCAAATGTTAGATGGGGTAGACTTAAAATCTATGGGTCATAATTCTCCTGAATACATACACACTGTATCACAAGCCATAGAACTTGCCATTGCCGATCGAGAAACTTATTTTGGAGATCCAAATTTTGTAGATGTTCCATTGGATGGTTTGTTATCGAAGCAGTATGCAAAAATGCGTCGTTTACTTTTCCAAAAATCAGCATTTGGAAAAACTCCTCCTCATGGAAATCCTTGGTTGTATTCCAAACAAAAACCGAAATCGACAAAAACACCATCTAACAATGAAGAGAGTCATTCTGTAGGTGAAATCAAATATGGAAAAGATACTACTTATATCAGTATCGTAGATTCAAATGGAAATGCAGTGTCTTTAACTCCAAGTGATTTCCCGCAGTCACCTATGGTTCCAGGAACTGGACTTACTCTCGGCATTCGAATGACTCAATTTCGTTTGGATCCAAATCATCCATCATCTCTTGTTCCTGGTAAACGGCCTCGTATAACACCTAACCCAGGTATGGTCTTAAAAAATGGTAAGTTATGGATGAGTTTCGGAACACCTGGTGGCGATGTACAAAGCCAAGCAATGATTCAGTTCTTTTTAAACATAGTTGTGTTTGGAATGGACCCTCAAAAGGCAGTCGAAGCTCCAAGGTTTCGTTCCGTAAATTGGCCCGATAGTTTTTCTCCACATGTTTACAGACCTGGAGGAATTGAATTGGAATCTTCTTTATACCACGCAGTTTCCGATTCATTGAAGGAAAAAGGGTATAAGGTTTATGAAAAAAGTAATTTTGACAATGATTTTGGTGCCGTATGTGCAGTGTTAAACGATAATGAGAACAATAGATTATTAGGTGTAGCGGATCCGAGAGAAGAATCATGGGCAGAAGGAAAGTAA
- a CDS encoding MBL fold metallo-hydrolase encodes MNLFTKRFLFTGICLILFVKCSFQASGNLINYESFFPHENSNSVIGKGKIRATFLGTSSILLDDGETQILTDGFFSRPSLWKTAFSKIESDHVLIKSVLEKAKIYRLKGVFVCHSHYDHVMDAPYVAKFTNAKLYGSSSTLNVGIGAGLNKENMELFQLGKPIKLGKFSITVLESKHTPPFKIFGKTNATDPNFPDISSPLSQPLKATEYIEGGTFDFFIQHGKHKILIKSSTNYVTGAFDRINADVLFLGIAQLSLQPINFQESYYNETVQKLKPRLVIPIHWDNFFLPLAKPLEPNLRLGDDFESNMKLLLQRTNQDQIQVQLLQGFESIDLF; translated from the coding sequence ATGAATTTATTCACAAAGAGATTTCTTTTCACTGGAATCTGTTTAATTTTGTTTGTAAAATGTAGTTTTCAGGCTTCTGGAAACTTAATTAATTATGAATCTTTTTTTCCTCATGAAAATTCAAATTCAGTCATTGGAAAAGGAAAAATACGGGCCACTTTCTTAGGTACTTCATCAATCCTATTGGATGATGGTGAAACTCAAATCCTGACAGATGGTTTTTTTTCGAGACCATCTTTATGGAAAACTGCCTTTTCTAAAATTGAATCTGATCATGTTCTCATCAAATCGGTTTTAGAAAAGGCAAAGATTTATCGATTAAAAGGAGTTTTTGTTTGTCATTCTCACTATGACCATGTAATGGATGCACCATATGTAGCTAAGTTCACCAATGCAAAGTTATATGGTTCCAGTTCCACCCTCAATGTTGGAATCGGTGCTGGTTTAAACAAGGAAAATATGGAATTATTTCAGTTGGGAAAACCAATCAAATTAGGAAAGTTTTCCATTACCGTTTTAGAATCAAAACACACTCCACCTTTTAAGATTTTTGGAAAAACAAATGCGACAGATCCAAATTTTCCTGATATCTCATCACCTCTTTCCCAGCCATTAAAGGCAACAGAATACATAGAGGGAGGAACTTTTGATTTTTTCATCCAACACGGGAAACATAAAATCCTGATCAAAAGTAGCACTAATTATGTAACGGGAGCCTTTGATCGAATCAATGCGGACGTTCTATTTTTAGGAATAGCACAGTTATCATTACAACCAATCAACTTTCAAGAATCCTATTACAATGAAACTGTGCAAAAATTGAAACCCCGACTAGTGATACCCATCCATTGGGATAATTTTTTCTTACCTTTGGCAAAACCATTGGAACCAAATTTAAGATTAGGCGATGATTTTGAATCGAATATGAAACTTTTATTACAAAGGACTAATCAAGATCAAATCCAAGTTCAGTTATTACAAGGTTTTGAGTCCATTGATTTGTTTTAA